Proteins from one Natrinema salinisoli genomic window:
- a CDS encoding RIO1 family regulatory kinase/ATPase, which translates to MDIRRLARGSIEWSRIERVVRTLADRYDREEVRVEFLEADNWLSTPCVIDDEWFVKIVSRQNALVHAVLTTGRNVGAFSSGTEGFFDRFDTPREMVEHEYEATERMQEIGINAPRPIDAFEVNGLGVLVLEYLPEFRSLGDVSDDVVTERAPELFSMLATLHDHGLAHGDLRAENILLCDGEFYFIDATSVHDDRVDETTAYDLACALAVLEPRIGPREAVNAAATAYDPDALLSAREFLDFVRLRPDHEFDSTTLRSELEKAADLGGG; encoded by the coding sequence ATGGACATCCGCCGGCTCGCACGAGGATCCATCGAGTGGAGCCGCATCGAGCGTGTCGTCCGCACGCTGGCGGATCGCTACGACCGCGAGGAAGTCCGCGTCGAGTTCCTCGAGGCGGACAACTGGCTCTCGACGCCCTGTGTCATCGACGACGAGTGGTTCGTCAAGATCGTCTCCCGACAGAACGCCCTGGTTCACGCCGTGTTGACGACCGGCCGGAACGTCGGCGCGTTCTCCTCGGGGACCGAGGGCTTTTTCGATCGGTTCGATACCCCCCGCGAGATGGTCGAACACGAGTACGAGGCGACCGAGCGAATGCAGGAGATCGGCATCAACGCCCCGCGGCCGATCGACGCCTTCGAGGTCAACGGGCTCGGCGTCCTCGTCCTCGAGTACCTGCCGGAGTTCCGGTCGCTCGGCGACGTCTCCGACGACGTCGTGACGGAGCGAGCGCCGGAACTCTTCTCGATGCTCGCAACCCTTCACGACCACGGGCTCGCTCACGGCGATCTGCGGGCGGAGAACATCCTGCTCTGTGACGGCGAGTTCTATTTCATCGACGCGACCAGCGTTCACGACGACCGAGTCGACGAGACGACGGCCTACGACCTGGCCTGCGCGCTGGCCGTCCTCGAGCCCCGCATCGGGCCGCGGGAGGCCGTCAACGCGGCTGCAACGGCCTACGATCCCGACGCGTTGCTCTCCGCGCGGGAGTTTCTCGACTTCGTCCGGCTCCGCCCCGATCACGAGTTCGATTCGACGACGTTGCGCAGCGAACTCGAGAAGGCGGCCGATTTGGGCGGAGGGTAG
- a CDS encoding aldehyde dehydrogenase family protein → MSQQITEQVHGHYIGGEWTDAAEETFESENPATGKTLATFQRGTEADVDAALEAAEDAFDEWRSLSYIDRAEYLWDIYHELRERHEELGEIVSKECGKEISEGKADVTEAWHMVEWAAGNARHPHGDLVPSEVAGKDAYMRRKPRGVVGCITPWNFPVAIPFWHMAIALVEGNTVVWKPAEQTPWCGQIIAEMFEDAGIPDGVFNMVQGFGDAGAALSDDGRVDTVLFTGSAEVGHEIASKVGGEPGKLAACEMGGKNGIVITEEADLDLAVHSAVMSSFKTTGQRCVSSERLIVHEDVYDEFKERFVDIAEDIAVGDPLEEDTFMGPAIEAEHVEKIRQHNDLAREEGANVLVDRFELEDSEIPDDHDDGHWVGPFVYEIDYESDLRCLNEECFGPHVALIEYEGDIEDAVDIHNDTPYGLAGAIISEDYRQINYFRDRADLGLAYGNLPCIGAEVQLPFGGVKKSGNGYPSAREAIEAVTERTAWTLNNSKEIEMAQGLSADIKTSSED, encoded by the coding sequence ATGAGTCAGCAAATCACCGAACAGGTACACGGCCACTACATCGGCGGCGAGTGGACCGACGCTGCGGAAGAGACGTTCGAGAGCGAGAACCCCGCGACGGGTAAAACGCTGGCGACCTTCCAGCGCGGGACGGAGGCCGACGTCGACGCGGCCCTCGAGGCGGCGGAGGACGCCTTCGACGAGTGGCGCTCCCTGTCGTACATCGACCGCGCGGAGTACCTCTGGGACATCTATCACGAGTTGCGGGAGCGACACGAGGAACTCGGAGAGATCGTCTCGAAGGAGTGCGGCAAGGAGATTTCGGAGGGGAAAGCCGACGTCACCGAGGCCTGGCACATGGTCGAGTGGGCGGCGGGCAACGCCCGTCACCCCCACGGAGACCTGGTCCCCTCCGAGGTCGCGGGCAAAGACGCGTACATGCGGCGTAAACCGCGGGGCGTCGTCGGCTGCATCACGCCCTGGAACTTCCCGGTCGCGATTCCCTTTTGGCACATGGCGATCGCCCTCGTCGAGGGGAACACGGTCGTCTGGAAGCCGGCGGAACAGACGCCGTGGTGCGGCCAGATCATCGCCGAGATGTTCGAGGACGCCGGCATCCCGGACGGCGTCTTCAACATGGTTCAGGGCTTCGGCGACGCCGGCGCGGCGCTCTCGGACGACGGACGCGTCGACACCGTCCTCTTTACCGGCTCCGCGGAGGTTGGACACGAAATCGCGAGCAAGGTCGGCGGCGAACCCGGCAAGCTCGCAGCCTGCGAGATGGGCGGCAAAAACGGGATCGTCATCACCGAGGAAGCCGACCTGGACCTCGCCGTCCACTCGGCGGTGATGTCGAGCTTCAAGACGACCGGCCAGCGCTGCGTCTCGAGCGAGCGCCTGATCGTCCACGAGGACGTCTACGACGAGTTCAAAGAGCGCTTCGTCGATATCGCCGAGGACATCGCCGTCGGCGATCCGCTCGAGGAGGACACGTTCATGGGGCCGGCGATCGAGGCCGAGCACGTCGAGAAGATCCGCCAGCACAACGACCTCGCCCGCGAGGAGGGTGCAAACGTCCTCGTCGATCGGTTCGAACTCGAGGACAGCGAGATCCCCGACGACCACGACGACGGCCACTGGGTCGGCCCGTTCGTCTACGAGATCGACTACGAGTCCGACCTGCGCTGTCTGAACGAGGAGTGTTTCGGCCCCCACGTCGCCCTGATCGAATACGAGGGCGATATCGAGGACGCGGTCGACATTCACAACGATACGCCGTACGGACTCGCCGGGGCGATCATCTCCGAAGACTACCGCCAGATCAATTACTTCCGCGACCGCGCCGACCTCGGACTCGCGTACGGGAACCTGCCGTGTATCGGCGCGGAGGTCCAGCTCCCCTTCGGCGGCGTCAAGAAGTCCGGTAACGGCTACCCCAGCGCGCGCGAGGCCATCGAAGCAGTCACCGAACGCACCGCCTGGACGCTGAACAACTCGAAAGAGATCGAGATGGCACAGGGGCTGTCGGCGGATATCAAGACCTCGAGCGAGGACTGA
- the glmU gene encoding bifunctional sugar-1-phosphate nucleotidylyltransferase/acetyltransferase codes for MKAVVLAAGQGTRMRPLSESVPKPMLPVADRPLVAHTVDAAVTAGADEVVLVIGYEGETVRDYFGSEYRGVPVSYAVQEEQAGTADAVNAARSHLDGPFAVLNGDNLYDQAAIDRLFEACPAVCAIEVDEPSNYGVLSTDESGGDYVTGIVEKPAEPPTNLANAGAYAFPAEAREWLEVPASERGEHEITDVVARVIEAYEMTPVTLERWLDIGRPWELLEANEWKLADLDRRIDGDVSEDATLEGGVVVEDGATVEPGVVIEGPALIREGAEVGPNAYVRGATLVGRDAEVGHAVEIKNSVVSRGTSVSHLSYVGDSVLGRDVNLGAGTNVANLRHDDAAIKFTVKGERVTTGRRKFGVVAGDGAKTGINTSLTPGLKLEPGATTRPGETVERDR; via the coding sequence ATGAAGGCAGTCGTTCTCGCGGCGGGCCAGGGGACACGGATGCGACCACTGTCGGAATCGGTCCCGAAGCCGATGCTCCCGGTCGCCGATCGACCGCTCGTGGCGCACACCGTCGACGCGGCGGTCACCGCCGGGGCCGACGAGGTCGTCCTCGTGATCGGCTACGAAGGCGAGACGGTTCGTGACTACTTCGGTTCGGAGTACCGGGGCGTTCCCGTCTCCTACGCCGTGCAGGAGGAGCAGGCCGGAACCGCCGACGCCGTCAACGCCGCTCGATCCCACCTCGACGGTCCGTTCGCCGTCCTGAACGGTGACAACCTCTACGATCAGGCCGCTATCGATCGGCTGTTCGAGGCGTGCCCGGCCGTCTGCGCGATCGAGGTCGACGAGCCGAGCAATTACGGCGTTCTCAGCACCGACGAGAGCGGCGGCGACTACGTAACGGGAATCGTCGAGAAACCCGCCGAACCGCCGACGAACCTCGCCAACGCCGGCGCGTACGCGTTCCCGGCCGAGGCCCGCGAGTGGCTCGAGGTGCCCGCGAGCGAGCGCGGCGAACACGAGATCACCGACGTCGTCGCGCGGGTCATCGAGGCGTACGAGATGACCCCCGTCACCCTCGAGCGATGGCTCGACATCGGCCGCCCCTGGGAATTACTCGAAGCCAACGAGTGGAAACTCGCCGACCTCGACCGGCGAATCGACGGCGACGTGAGCGAAGACGCGACGCTCGAGGGTGGCGTCGTCGTCGAGGACGGCGCGACGGTCGAACCGGGCGTCGTGATCGAGGGACCGGCGCTGATCCGCGAGGGCGCGGAAGTCGGTCCGAACGCCTACGTGCGTGGCGCGACGCTGGTCGGACGTGATGCCGAAGTCGGTCACGCCGTCGAGATCAAGAACAGCGTCGTTTCGCGCGGGACGTCGGTCAGTCACCTCTCCTACGTCGGCGACAGCGTCCTCGGGCGAGACGTCAACCTCGGTGCGGGGACGAACGTCGCGAATCTGCGACACGACGATGCGGCTATCAAATTCACCGTCAAGGGCGAGCGCGTCACCACTGGCCGCCGGAAGTTCGGCGTCGTCGCCGGTGACGGGGCGAAGACCGGTATCAACACGAGTCTGACGCCCGGCCTGAAACTCGAGCCCGGTGCGACAACTCGCCCCGGCGAAACCGTCGAGCGCGATCGGTAA
- a CDS encoding carbon-nitrogen family hydrolase: MNDTANTERNAGDPLTLALAQIGVEAGEVEANVDRALEAISRAADRGADLVALPELFNVGYFAFDLYARNAEPFGGETFTRIREAAADHDIAVLAGSIVEDLAATETVATPGDEGLANTAALFDAEGECRLVYRKQHLFGYESAESQLLVPGERLETATIGDFTVGVTTCYDLRFPELYRRLVDDGVELVLVPSAWPYPRIEHWKTLSRARAIENQAYVATINGSGEFEDATLLGRSSVYDPWGVSLASSGDEPALVTAELEPETVGDVREEFPALRDRRL, translated from the coding sequence ATGAATGACACCGCGAATACCGAACGCAACGCTGGCGACCCGCTCACGCTCGCGCTCGCACAGATCGGGGTGGAGGCCGGCGAGGTCGAGGCGAACGTCGACCGGGCGCTCGAGGCGATATCGCGGGCTGCCGACCGCGGCGCGGACCTGGTCGCGCTGCCGGAACTGTTCAACGTGGGCTACTTCGCGTTCGACCTCTACGCGCGCAACGCGGAGCCGTTCGGCGGCGAGACCTTCACCAGGATCCGTGAGGCGGCGGCCGATCACGACATCGCCGTCCTCGCGGGCAGCATCGTCGAAGACCTCGCGGCGACCGAAACGGTCGCGACGCCCGGGGACGAGGGGCTCGCGAACACCGCTGCGCTGTTCGACGCCGAGGGCGAGTGTCGCCTCGTCTATCGCAAACAGCACCTGTTCGGCTACGAATCCGCGGAATCCCAGCTGCTCGTCCCCGGCGAACGACTCGAGACGGCGACGATCGGGGACTTCACCGTCGGCGTGACGACCTGCTACGACCTGCGATTCCCGGAGCTCTACCGACGATTGGTCGACGACGGCGTCGAACTGGTCCTCGTCCCGAGCGCGTGGCCCTATCCGCGCATCGAGCACTGGAAGACGCTTTCGCGAGCCCGCGCGATCGAGAATCAGGCGTACGTGGCGACGATCAACGGCTCCGGTGAGTTCGAGGACGCCACGCTACTCGGTCGCTCGAGCGTCTACGATCCGTGGGGCGTCTCGCTGGCCTCGAGCGGCGACGAGCCAGCGCTGGTCACGGCCGAGCTCGAGCCGGAAACGGTCGGGGACGTCCGCGAGGAATTCCCGGCGCTACGGGATAGGCGGCTGTAG
- a CDS encoding SRPBCC family protein, with protein MTVRVDRSFDVAAPPERVWEFIADPENRARAISVVQEFSVDDPEGRRVTWQVKLPIPLVRKTVTVNTEDVTRRPPEYVKFVGKSKVMTVTGEHEIVETDDGTRLENHFVVDGKLPGVEKFFKRNLDSELDNLQRALERDLQTTQ; from the coding sequence ATGACTGTACGGGTCGACCGGTCGTTCGACGTGGCGGCGCCGCCCGAGCGGGTCTGGGAGTTCATCGCCGATCCGGAAAACCGCGCCCGGGCGATCAGTGTCGTTCAGGAGTTCTCGGTGGACGATCCGGAGGGACGGCGCGTAACCTGGCAGGTGAAACTCCCGATTCCGCTCGTCCGAAAGACGGTGACCGTAAATACGGAGGACGTCACGCGGAGACCCCCGGAGTACGTCAAATTCGTCGGGAAATCCAAAGTCATGACCGTCACCGGCGAGCACGAGATCGTCGAGACCGACGACGGAACCCGCCTCGAGAATCACTTCGTCGTCGACGGTAAGCTGCCGGGCGTCGAGAAGTTCTTCAAACGCAATCTCGATTCGGAACTCGACAACCTCCAGCGCGCGCTCGAGCGGGACTTGCAGACGACACAGTAA
- a CDS encoding DUF7123 family protein, whose protein sequence is MTDYSDEEQRILSYLRESAARGEQYFRSKNIADAIGLSSKQVGVRLPHLAEKTDEVDIEKWGRARSTTWKVTIS, encoded by the coding sequence ATGACCGACTACTCCGACGAAGAGCAGCGAATTCTCTCGTATCTCCGCGAGAGTGCCGCCCGCGGCGAGCAGTACTTCCGGTCGAAAAACATCGCGGACGCGATCGGACTCTCGTCGAAACAGGTCGGCGTTCGTCTCCCCCATCTCGCGGAGAAGACGGACGAAGTCGACATCGAAAAGTGGGGCCGAGCACGGTCGACGACCTGGAAAGTAACGATCAGTTGA
- a CDS encoding DUF7525 family protein — MATESEATDKGVGLTLALSVLAVIGALLMLTGAPDVTAAWGFAAAVLFSSLAVVGIHLYWE, encoded by the coding sequence ATGGCTACTGAATCCGAGGCGACGGACAAGGGCGTCGGACTGACGCTCGCACTGAGCGTGCTCGCGGTGATCGGCGCACTGTTGATGCTAACTGGCGCACCGGACGTGACGGCTGCGTGGGGCTTCGCCGCGGCCGTTCTCTTTAGCTCGCTGGCGGTCGTCGGTATCCATCTCTACTGGGAGTAA
- a CDS encoding phosphate signaling complex PhoU family protein, producing the protein METRKVQRLGPSTLAMTLPAEWASEHGVEKGDEVSLRTSGKGTLTVMPESASSEETEAIIHTDDLDADAVERAIVAQYVLGRRIIRIEREDGALESDHINAVYQAETQLMGLGVIEETPESISIRCSVDPEDFTLDNLLERLERTGQTMRGEGIKALAHGNPDLAQRALNRERQANKIFVLLLRLIFTAYQNPNLARAVGLNTGFPLIGYRSIAKNLELTADNGEDIADIVIETEGHSLNVDSSVMRQIRELNELVDEITSRAVEAAVERDYDKSNEVRALFHEISDLEQEILSGLPEMDNEDLLRVREVLVSLQQTAQYAMRNAEIAANLALNEESEHTTIK; encoded by the coding sequence TCGAGAAAGGTGACGAGGTCTCGCTCCGGACCAGCGGGAAGGGGACTCTGACCGTCATGCCCGAGTCCGCGAGCTCGGAGGAGACCGAAGCGATCATTCACACCGACGATCTCGACGCCGACGCCGTCGAACGCGCGATCGTCGCCCAGTACGTCCTCGGACGGCGCATCATCCGCATCGAACGCGAGGACGGCGCGCTCGAGTCCGACCACATCAACGCGGTCTACCAGGCCGAAACGCAGCTGATGGGACTGGGCGTCATCGAGGAGACGCCCGAGAGCATCTCGATCCGCTGTTCGGTCGATCCCGAGGACTTCACGCTCGACAACTTACTCGAGCGCCTCGAGCGAACCGGGCAGACGATGCGCGGCGAGGGTATCAAGGCGCTGGCCCACGGCAACCCCGATCTGGCCCAGCGCGCCCTGAACCGCGAACGACAGGCGAACAAGATCTTCGTCCTCCTCCTGCGACTGATCTTCACGGCCTACCAGAACCCCAACCTCGCGCGAGCGGTCGGCCTCAACACCGGCTTCCCGCTGATCGGCTACCGCTCGATCGCGAAGAACCTCGAGTTGACCGCCGACAACGGCGAGGACATCGCCGATATCGTCATCGAGACCGAGGGCCACAGCCTCAACGTCGACAGCTCCGTCATGCGCCAGATCCGAGAGCTGAACGAACTGGTCGACGAGATCACGTCTCGAGCCGTCGAGGCAGCCGTCGAACGCGATTACGACAAGTCCAACGAGGTCCGAGCACTGTTCCACGAGATTTCCGACCTCGAGCAGGAGATCCTCTCGGGGCTCCCGGAGATGGACAACGAGGACCTGCTCCGGGTCCGGGAAGTGCTCGTCAGTCTGCAGCAGACGGCACAGTACGCGATGCGAAACGCCGAAATTGCGGCGAATCTGGCGCTCAACGAGGAGTCCGAGCACACGACGATCAAGTGA